The following coding sequences are from one Methanococcoides orientis window:
- a CDS encoding PGF-pre-PGF domain-containing protein, which translates to MTKKIFQAGLLLFTVLLICLLVPIAGAFEVSPSNPSVGDEITVSGYTDKTGSIPAKVVFTSVVPVNDGTYLYDAGKVEIPEGPNSFHVKAVGVDDLEVKVKFVLWVTAAHPQAIDGVASYSMSGVPKGTYPIKLRGEAQSGEKSVDITITASSSIAVEDGYYEYSYSTSSIPAGDFKLTIDGESKTINLAGASTSSGSSGGSSGSGSIGVSPDMAANNVVASEHTNSRAVSGMPVEFNFKEPLNPVTYIGFTSGITSRDVPVTIEILEHTSASVSNPPEGIVYKNINIWMGYTGFSRTENIIDASLKFKVDSSWIEDNNLDPEELVFMHYDETNNVWEPVSTELIEILDGYAYYQSSPECFSPFAIVGTEELPPQVVEELPSEDDVNENHTSVDDVANSVINEPKNPNFGKSLLFIVAASMLGMFLFFKLRK; encoded by the coding sequence TTGACAAAAAAGATATTTCAGGCAGGCCTTTTGCTCTTTACAGTTTTACTTATCTGTTTGCTGGTCCCTATTGCAGGCGCTTTTGAAGTTTCTCCTTCAAACCCTTCAGTTGGCGATGAGATCACTGTAAGTGGATATACGGATAAGACCGGATCAATTCCTGCTAAAGTTGTTTTTACTTCGGTCGTACCGGTAAACGATGGAACTTATCTTTATGATGCCGGAAAGGTAGAAATTCCGGAGGGTCCGAACAGTTTCCATGTGAAGGCAGTTGGTGTTGATGATCTTGAGGTTAAGGTTAAGTTCGTCTTATGGGTAACTGCAGCTCATCCACAGGCGATAGATGGAGTTGCTTCCTATTCAATGTCAGGTGTACCCAAGGGTACGTACCCTATAAAATTAAGAGGGGAGGCACAATCGGGAGAAAAATCTGTCGATATCACTATTACCGCATCAAGCAGTATTGCTGTTGAAGATGGTTACTATGAATATTCTTACTCAACCAGTTCGATACCTGCAGGTGATTTCAAGTTGACCATCGATGGTGAAAGCAAGACAATAAACCTTGCTGGCGCTTCAACTTCTTCCGGAAGCAGTGGAGGAAGTTCCGGGAGTGGCAGTATTGGAGTAAGTCCTGATATGGCTGCAAATAACGTTGTAGCTTCGGAACATACCAATTCCAGAGCTGTCAGTGGTATGCCTGTAGAATTCAATTTCAAAGAACCTCTGAACCCGGTAACATATATTGGTTTTACATCTGGAATTACTTCCAGGGATGTGCCGGTAACTATCGAAATATTAGAACATACATCTGCATCGGTGTCGAACCCCCCTGAAGGTATCGTATACAAGAACATTAATATCTGGATGGGTTATACTGGTTTTTCAAGAACTGAAAATATAATAGATGCATCTTTGAAGTTCAAGGTTGATTCCTCCTGGATCGAAGATAACAATCTTGATCCGGAAGAACTGGTCTTTATGCATTATGATGAAACCAACAATGTCTGGGAACCGGTGTCTACTGAATTGATAGAAATTCTTGATGGATACGCATATTATCAGTCAAGCCCTGAATGCTTCTCACCTTTTGCCATTGTTGGGACTGAGGAACTACCCCCGCAAGTTGTAGAAGAGTTACCATCTGAAGATGATGTAAATGAAAATCATACGTCAGTTGATGATGTAGCTAATTCAGTGATCAATGAGCCGAAAAATCCAAATTTCGGAAAGAGTCTTCTTTTCATAGTGGCAGCATCAATGTTAGGTATGTTCCTATTCTTTAAACTACGAAAATAA
- a CDS encoding CPBP family intramembrane glutamic endopeptidase codes for METGTEVGDIVVENDFFSKIRGIDQSRIDLLAIAIPSLMIIIAEMSLFAGRTKLAMWMHLILLIFLTLSTMVFEDRNRKHILRAFILLSLLRILNLSMPVFFEMTLYSYAFIYAPLIISTYVVVKDQELSYSDIGITRNIRYYELPVALIASVVIAVGEFFIIKPGYLIPDLSVFNLLKLSIIMIFFVGLVEELVFRSILQTKLEEMIGKYQGLILASILFGFMHSGYGTFHEIAFTAFAGFIMGGIYIIRRDLLLVTIVHGFVNILLFGILPHIV; via the coding sequence ATGGAGACAGGAACTGAAGTTGGAGATATTGTCGTGGAAAACGATTTTTTTAGCAAAATAAGGGGAATTGACCAATCCCGAATTGACCTTCTTGCTATAGCCATTCCTTCATTGATGATAATAATTGCAGAGATGTCATTGTTTGCTGGCAGGACAAAGCTTGCTATGTGGATGCATTTGATCCTGCTGATATTTTTAACTTTGTCTACAATGGTATTTGAAGATAGGAACAGGAAACATATATTGCGTGCATTTATTCTCCTTTCACTGCTAAGGATACTGAATCTGTCAATGCCCGTGTTCTTTGAAATGACACTTTATTCCTATGCATTTATCTATGCACCACTGATAATTTCGACATATGTTGTTGTAAAGGACCAGGAACTCTCATATTCAGATATTGGAATTACCAGAAATATAAGGTACTATGAACTGCCTGTTGCATTGATAGCAAGTGTTGTTATCGCAGTAGGAGAGTTCTTTATCATCAAACCCGGTTACCTGATTCCGGATCTTTCAGTATTTAACTTGCTCAAGTTATCCATAATAATGATCTTTTTCGTCGGTCTGGTTGAAGAACTCGTATTCAGGTCAATCCTGCAGACAAAACTTGAAGAAATGATCGGCAAGTACCAGGGACTTATACTTGCAAGTATCCTTTTCGGCTTTATGCACTCCGGATATGGTACCTTCCATGAGATAGCATTCACTGCTTTTGCAGGATTTATAATGGGTGGAATATACATAATAAGAAGGGATCTGTTACTCGTGACGATTGTACACGGATTTGTGAACATCCTGCTCTTTGGAATATTGCCTCATATAGTGTAA
- a CDS encoding DUF1616 domain-containing protein, with product MVHRNKIPSDIQVVIALVLLTCIFITVPALSNTPIRTVLGLPMVLFLPGYALIAALFPARDDLDGIERLALSFGLSIAVVPLIGLALNYTPWGIRLLPILISLSAFTLLMCAVAVFRRISLPEDDEFSVPFTSAYVSIKEGISRKPENKLDRILTILLVISILASVVTLAYVVVTPKEGEKFTEFYILGPEGMADGYPTELRAGQSGNLIIGVVNHEYADTEYSIELVLGNNSLPIGQELQHITLQHNQTWEKEVIFTPESVGDDMKLQFLLYKNNNMTEPYRDLHLWIDVGES from the coding sequence ATGGTCCACAGGAATAAAATCCCCTCCGATATTCAGGTCGTCATCGCGCTTGTCCTGCTTACCTGCATATTCATAACTGTCCCCGCTTTGAGCAACACACCAATACGAACGGTCCTCGGGCTTCCAATGGTGCTGTTCTTACCGGGTTATGCATTGATAGCAGCACTTTTTCCAGCCAGAGATGACCTGGACGGGATCGAGAGACTGGCGCTTAGTTTTGGTCTGAGTATTGCAGTAGTTCCCCTCATTGGACTTGCGCTTAACTATACGCCATGGGGGATCAGGCTTTTACCCATATTAATATCACTTTCAGCCTTTACGCTCCTGATGTGTGCAGTAGCAGTGTTCAGAAGAATCTCCCTTCCTGAGGATGATGAGTTTAGTGTACCTTTCACCTCAGCATATGTTTCAATAAAGGAAGGGATCTCAAGGAAGCCGGAGAATAAACTTGACCGGATCCTGACAATTCTTCTGGTGATATCAATATTAGCTTCAGTGGTAACTCTTGCATACGTGGTCGTTACGCCTAAGGAAGGAGAAAAATTTACTGAATTCTATATCCTTGGACCTGAAGGTATGGCAGATGGATATCCTACGGAACTCCGGGCCGGCCAAAGCGGTAACTTGATAATTGGCGTTGTAAACCATGAATATGCAGATACGGAGTATTCCATAGAACTGGTCCTGGGGAATAATTCACTTCCCATAGGGCAGGAATTACAACATATAACCCTTCAACACAATCAAACCTGGGAAAAAGAGGTAATTTTTACGCCTGAGTCTGTTGGAGATGATATGAAACTGCAATTCCTTCTCTACAAAAACAATAACATGACTGAGCCATATCGAGATCTTCATTTATGGATCGATGTGGGGGAGTCCTGA
- the thiI gene encoding tRNA uracil 4-sulfurtransferase ThiI: MYDVVIVRYGELALKSPGVRNLYERVLVRNLEAMLKQEDVSFSRVYREWGRIFIESDDPGAAKAAADVFGVVSTSSAVKVEADIDAAAKVCADIGADLIKDGESFGIRARRSGKEGLSSTDIGRLCGDAVWARLESLGRTPKVDLSDPDREIFVEMRQNKAYVFTDIVKGVGGLPLGTQGKMIVLMSGGIDSPVAAWLMMRRGVKIIPVYANNKPFAEDSALERAIKCVEVLKRWSPADDIKMYDVPHGKNLDTFINNCNEKNTCLLCKRTMYRMAYEIMKKEGADGIVTGSSIGQVASQTAANMHAEIYGLGIPLYHPLIGLDKTEIIDLARRIGTYDISIMPTSGCGAVPARPEINAAFDLMVREEEKLNIEEMVEDSVTNARSFFIGNE, from the coding sequence ATGTACGACGTGGTTATTGTAAGATATGGCGAATTGGCTCTCAAGAGTCCGGGCGTCAGGAATCTGTATGAAAGGGTTCTGGTTCGTAACCTTGAAGCCATGCTGAAGCAGGAGGATGTATCTTTCTCCAGGGTTTACAGGGAATGGGGCCGTATTTTTATCGAATCAGATGATCCCGGTGCTGCAAAAGCAGCCGCGGATGTTTTCGGAGTAGTGTCAACATCTTCTGCTGTAAAGGTCGAAGCTGATATTGATGCTGCTGCAAAGGTGTGTGCCGATATTGGTGCTGATCTGATCAAAGATGGTGAATCATTCGGCATCCGTGCACGCCGCTCGGGTAAAGAGGGTCTTTCATCCACTGATATTGGACGCCTTTGCGGAGATGCGGTCTGGGCTCGTCTGGAATCTCTTGGAAGGACTCCGAAAGTGGATCTTTCTGATCCGGATCGTGAGATCTTCGTTGAAATGAGGCAGAACAAGGCATATGTATTTACTGACATCGTGAAAGGTGTGGGTGGATTACCTCTTGGTACTCAGGGCAAAATGATAGTTCTAATGTCTGGTGGGATCGATTCTCCGGTAGCAGCCTGGCTTATGATGAGGCGTGGTGTAAAAATAATACCGGTTTATGCCAACAATAAACCCTTTGCTGAAGATAGTGCGCTTGAAAGGGCAATCAAATGTGTGGAAGTATTAAAGAGGTGGTCTCCTGCAGATGATATCAAGATGTATGATGTTCCGCATGGCAAGAACCTTGATACATTCATTAACAACTGCAATGAGAAGAACACCTGTCTTCTGTGCAAGCGTACTATGTATCGCATGGCATATGAAATAATGAAAAAAGAAGGTGCTGATGGTATTGTTACTGGCTCTTCCATCGGGCAGGTCGCTTCACAGACAGCTGCAAACATGCATGCTGAGATATATGGACTTGGTATACCCCTTTATCATCCTTTGATCGGACTTGATAAGACTGAGATCATTGACCTTGCAAGGCGTATAGGTACCTATGATATTTCCATTATGCCGACATCCGGATGTGGTGCAGTTCCTGCACGCCCTGAGATCAATGCTGCATTCGACCTGATGGTCAGGGAAGAGGAAAAGCTGAACATTGAAGAAATGGTGGAGGACTCGGTCACTAACGCAAGATCATTCTTCATAGGCAATGAGTGA